Proteins co-encoded in one Nicotiana sylvestris chromosome 7, ASM39365v2, whole genome shotgun sequence genomic window:
- the LOC138873513 gene encoding uncharacterized protein has translation MSRYICLITESKIEQVKKDCNREEKDVVIPSSKEDITTHKAMMLHREAFSKSQAKLARCEAELKKLSEEKDNLKILYVKKEGEISDLPAELAKSHQEQTDIIEKAQQKGKLVEQLRQELKMKEAETLSVKEECLARSRKIEELEAKSVTELAKAKSDTEAFVSSYRDDIRATNTQAKEMSVAAEPTLKKKKILEEEVVALLSNDEDSTSGSERGGDENEVPEEEVLVDAAPEDTAAEAMAPK, from the exons ATGTCCCGATACATCTGCTTGATAACCGAAAGTAAGATCGAGCAGGTGAAAAAGGACTGCAATAGGGAGGAAAAAGATGTGGTGATCCCTTCCTCTAAAGAGGATATAACTACTCATAAG GCTATGATGCTCCATCGAGAAGCTTTTTCCAAGTCTCAAGCTAAGCTTGCTCGATGTGAGGCTGAGCTTAAGAAGCTCTCGGAAGAGAAGGACAACCTTAAGATCCTCTATGTAAAAAAGGAGGGGGAGATCAGCGATCTTCCAGCCGAACTGGCGAAGTCTCATCAAGAACAGACCGATATCATCGAAAAG GCTCAACAAAAGGGCAAGCTGGTGGAGCAGCTCCGACAGGAGCTCAAGATGAAGGAAGCCGAGACCCTAAG TGTGAAGGAGGAATGCCTGGCTCGTAGCCGCAAAATCGAGGAGCTTGAAGCTAAATCTGTTACTGAACTTGCAAAGGCCAAATCTGATACAGAGGCATTTGTGTCTTCGTACCGAGATGACATTAGAGCCACTAACACTCAGGCAAAGGAGATGTCTGTTGCGGCTGAA CCgacattgaaaaagaaaaaaatattagaaGAAGAGGTTGTCGCTTTGCTTTCTAATGATGAGGATTCAACTAGTGGCTCTGAGAGAGGGGGAGATGAAAATGAAGTCCCCGAGGAGGAGGTTCTCGTAGACGCGGCTCCCGAAGATACAGCTGCCGAGGCTATGGCCCCAAAGTAG